One region of Molothrus aeneus isolate 106 chromosome 1, BPBGC_Maene_1.0, whole genome shotgun sequence genomic DNA includes:
- the LOC136571453 gene encoding C-C chemokine receptor type 5-like has translation MGNETTDYTDWPLTTEFDYGDSTPCMGTEEKHFAAKFLPPLYSLVVIFGLTGNLLVVLILLKYKRLKSMTDIYLLNLAISDLLFVFSLPFWAYYAAHDWIFGEVLCRILSGVYLLGFYSGIFFIILLTLDRYLAIVHAVFALKARTVTYGILTSIVTWAVAVLASVPGIVFQKTQKESSGYTCSAHYPSDSTINWKYSIILKMNILGLIVPMLIMIFSYSQILKTLLRSKNEKKQKAVRLIFVIMIFYFIFWTPFHISSFLHTFQNPLFIPNCELKSQLEKAIQVTETISMIHCCINPVIYVFVGEKFRAYLYIFFQKQVAPHLCKKCPSLYREKLERVSSTFTQSTAEHDISTGL, from the coding sequence ATGGGAAATGAAACCACAGACTACACCGACTGGCCACTCACAACAGAATTTGACTATGGCGATTCGACACCATGCATGGGAACTGAGGAAAAGCACTTTGCAGCAAAATTTTTGCCACCTCTTTATTCTTTAGTGGTGATATTTGGTCTGACAGGCAATCTGCTTGTTGTCCTTATCCTGCTCAAATACAAGAGACTGAAAAGTATGACTGACATCTACCTGCTCAACTTGGCAATTTCTGATCTGCTGTTcgtattttctctccccttttggGCTTATTATGCAGCTCACGactggatttttggggaggtGCTCTGTCGAATTCTGTCAGGTGTCTACCTCCTTGGCTTCTACAGTGGCATCTTCTTCATAATCCTGCTGACCCTGGACAGGTACCTGGCCATAGTGCATGCAGTATTTGCTTTGAAAGCCAGGACAGTTACCTATGGCATCCTCACCAGCATTGTCACCTGGGCTGTTGCTGTTTTGGCTTCTGTCCCTGGGATAGTATTTCAGAAAACTCAAAAGGAAAGTTCAGGCTATACTTGCAGTGCTCATTATCCAAGTGATTCCACAATAAATTGGAAGTACTCTATTATTCTAAAGATGAACATTCTGGGACTTATTGTTCCAATGCTAATTATGATTTTCAGTTACTCACAAATTCtaaaaacacttttgagatccaagaatgagaaaaaacagaagGCAGTCAGACTTATTTTTGTAATCATGATTTTTTACTTCATCTTCTGGACACCATtccatatttcttcttttttgcaTACATTTCAAAATCCACTTTTCATCCCAAACTGTGAACTTAAAAGTCAGCTGGAGAAAGCAATTCAAGTTACAGAAACAATCTCAATGATCCACTGTTGCATTAATCCCGTGATCTATGTATTTGTTGGAGAAAAATTTAGGGCATATCTTTATATCTTTTTCCAAAAGCAAGTTGCACCTCACCTTTGCAAAAAATGTCCAAGTCTGTATCGTGAAAAGTTGGAAAGAGTCAGTTCCACATTCACACAATCCACTGCAGAGCATGACATCTCTACTGGACTGTAA
- the LOC136571460 gene encoding C-C chemokine receptor type 8-like — translation MNPTSQFVGTTEYDYGYDENTAPCNEGNNFRRFKSLFLPILYCLVFVFCLLGNSLVLWVLLTRKRLTTMTDICLLNLAASDLLFVLPLPFQAHYASDQWVFGNAMCKVMAGIYYTGFYSSIFFITLMSVDRYIAIVHAVYAMRIRTATCGIIISMILWLVAGLASVPNIMFSQELEVEQALQCVPTYPPGDNTWKVASQFAANILGLLIPFSILVCCYTQILKNLQKCKNRSKVKAIKMIFIIVIVFFLFWTPFNIVLFLDSLQSLHIINDCKASSQIALALQLTETISFIHCCLNPIIYAFAGVTFKAHLKGLLQSCGRVLSSPAGGAGAGQSFSAPTQLSGWSDSAGVL, via the coding sequence ATGAATCCCACCAGCCAATTCGTTGGCACAACAGAATATGACTATGGATACGATGAAAACACTGCTCCATGTAACGAAGGAAACAACTTTCGCAGGTTTAAATCCCTCTTTCTGCCAATTCTTTACTGCCTTGTGTTTGTCTTCTGCCTCCTGGGAAACTCCTTGGTCCTCTGGGTTCTCCTGACCAGGAAAAGGCTGACAACAATGACTGACATCTGCCTGCTGAACCTCGCAGCCTCCGATCTCCTCTTTGTTTTGCCCCTCCCTTTCCAAGCCCACTACGCTTCAGACCAGTGGGTTTTTGGCAATGCCATGTGTAAGGTAATGGCTGGGATTTACTACACAGGTTTTTATAGCAGTATTTTCTTTATAACCCTCATGAGCGTAGACAGGTACATAGCAATTGTCCATGCTGTCTATGCCATGAGGATACGAACAGCCACTTGTGGCATAATTATCAGCATGATCCTGTGGCTGGTGGCTGGCTTGGCTTCTGTGCCCAACATCATgttcagccaggagctggaggtcgAGCAGGCGTTGCAGTGTGTCCCCACGTACCCCCCAGGTGACAATACCTGGAAGGTTGCTTCTCAGTTTGCAGCCAATATCCTGGGCCTCTTGATTCCCTTTAGCATCCTTGTTTGCTGCTACACTCAGATActaaaaaacctgcaaaaatgCAAAAACCGCAGCAAGGTCAAGGCGATCAAGATGATCTTCATCATCGTCATcgtcttcttccttttctggaCTCCTTTCAACATTGTGCTGTTCCTGGactctctgcagagcctgcacaTCATCAATGACTGCAAGGCGAGCTCCCAGATAGCGCTGGCCCTGCAGCTGACAGAAACCATCTCCTTCATCCACTGCTGCCTGAACCCCATCATCTACGCCTTCGCCGGTGTCACCTTCAAGGCCCATCTCAAAGGACTCCTTCAGTCCTGTGGTCGtgtcctctccagccctgccgGAGGTGCCGGGGCTGGACAGTCATTTTCAGCACCCACCCAGCTCTCTGGCTGGTCTGACAGTGCAGGGGTCCTGTGA